From a region of the Pseudomonadales bacterium genome:
- the pbpG gene encoding D-alanyl-D-alanine endopeptidase has product MTGDSKASFARVAGLLWALLGATCALAQPYGPDPQRLHLESDKAVVFDARTGQILYAKNAERRAPIASITKLMTAMVVLDAKLPMDEMLTISKDDIDRLKGTYSRLQIGTRQSRAEMLRLALMSSENRAASALGRHYPGGRGAFIAQMNHKAAALRMQHTHFTDSTGLSSQNVSSAGDLVKMAQAASQYALIREYTTTAERTVSFPQPRYSLGFVNTNRLVRGGSWDIELSKTGFTNEAGRCLVMKARIENRPLVMILLDAQGKLTPVGDATRIRQWLERSNYAANVRRGTTSA; this is encoded by the coding sequence ATGACAGGCGACAGCAAGGCATCGTTCGCACGGGTCGCAGGTCTGCTCTGGGCGCTGCTGGGAGCGACGTGCGCGCTGGCACAGCCCTACGGGCCTGACCCGCAGCGGCTGCACCTGGAGTCCGACAAGGCGGTGGTATTCGACGCGCGCACGGGGCAGATCCTGTACGCGAAGAACGCCGAACGCAGGGCACCGATCGCATCGATCACGAAGCTGATGACAGCGATGGTCGTGCTCGACGCGAAGCTGCCGATGGACGAGATGCTGACGATCTCGAAGGACGACATCGATCGCCTGAAGGGCACCTACTCCCGCCTGCAGATCGGCACCCGGCAGTCGCGCGCGGAGATGCTGCGCCTGGCACTGATGTCTTCGGAAAACCGCGCGGCCTCGGCGCTCGGGCGTCATTACCCGGGCGGACGTGGCGCGTTCATCGCCCAGATGAACCACAAGGCTGCGGCACTGCGCATGCAGCACACGCATTTCACGGACAGCACCGGGCTGTCGAGCCAGAACGTCTCCTCGGCCGGCGACCTCGTGAAGATGGCGCAGGCGGCGAGCCAGTACGCACTGATCCGCGAGTACACCACGACGGCAGAACGCACGGTGAGCTTCCCGCAGCCGCGCTACTCGCTCGGCTTCGTGAACACCAACCGGCTGGTACGCGGTGGCTCCTGGGACATCGAACTCAGCAAGACGGGCTTCACGAACGAAGCCGGCCGCTGCCTGGTCATGAAGGCGCGCATCGAGAACCGTCCGCTGGTGATGATCTTGCTCGATGCACAGGGCAAGCTGACTCCGGTGGGCGACGCGACGCGCATCCGGCAATGGCTGGAGCGCAGCAACTACGCAGCCAACGTGCGGCGGGGGACCACCTCGGCCTGA
- a CDS encoding SDR family NAD(P)-dependent oxidoreductase: MSADPSLAGRIALVTGASRGIGRAIAQRLASAGAFVVVTARSVESSPTPGTLRETVALIEAAGGRALALRCDLDHVTERNGLIEQVVQTVGGLDILVNNAGFAQYALVEKMNDAAFAQLANHYFQVPFALSRAAIPCLRARGAGWILNVGSVSALPPLRPFDDYARYGGAAVYGALKAALNRFTQGLAAELLADNIAVNVVAPSTAISTPGADPHIPSDYPTEPVEYLSETALALCHLPASERTGQIAYSLHFPLRHGLVVRTLDGRGTLPPPQIPPWAHPDCLQP, encoded by the coding sequence ATGAGCGCCGACCCGTCGCTCGCAGGGCGTATCGCGTTGGTCACCGGTGCCAGCCGTGGCATCGGCCGGGCGATCGCGCAGCGCCTCGCAAGCGCCGGAGCGTTCGTGGTGGTGACGGCACGCAGCGTCGAATCCTCGCCGACGCCGGGAACGCTGCGCGAGACGGTCGCCCTGATCGAAGCCGCGGGCGGGCGCGCGCTCGCGCTGCGCTGTGACCTCGACCACGTCACGGAACGCAACGGACTGATCGAGCAGGTGGTGCAGACGGTCGGCGGTCTGGACATTCTGGTGAACAACGCCGGATTTGCGCAGTACGCGCTCGTCGAGAAGATGAACGATGCCGCGTTCGCACAACTGGCGAATCATTATTTCCAGGTGCCGTTCGCGCTGAGTCGTGCCGCGATCCCTTGTTTGCGCGCACGCGGTGCAGGCTGGATCCTGAATGTGGGTTCGGTGAGCGCGCTGCCGCCGTTGCGTCCTTTCGACGACTACGCGCGCTACGGTGGTGCGGCGGTATACGGGGCGCTGAAGGCGGCGTTGAACCGCTTCACGCAGGGGCTGGCGGCCGAGCTGCTGGCAGACAATATCGCGGTCAATGTGGTCGCCCCGAGCACGGCGATTTCCACTCCCGGCGCGGACCCGCACATCCCGTCCGACTACCCCACCGAGCCGGTCGAGTACCTGAGCGAAACCGCACTGGCGCTATGCCACCTGCCGGCCAGCGAACGTACCGGGCAGATCGCCTACAGCCTGCATTTTCCGCTGCGACATGGTCTTGTGGTGCGCACGCTGGATGGTCGTGGCACGCTGCCACCGCCGCAAATCCCGCCCTGGGCCCACCCTGACTGTCTACAGCCTTAG
- a CDS encoding AMP-binding protein — protein sequence MLAATGNEWIQREGQRFARLLDAAGVGRDAVVALLLPNIPEFLACYRGITWSGRTAVPLNHNLPADDAAYVLRNSGAQALVAHPQYGATALELAPLVDPRGSFAAGAGIAGFRPLDEMAAYSDAPLDAPRAGHLMLYTSGTTGQPKGVVIEGAGEPLAAPPGLVSRRSMEMLHLFLHGEAPGTHLVAGPLYHAGPLSYCEGATLLGARVAILERWDAEEFLRAVDELRVHSTFLVPTHFVRLLKLPDEVRRRYDLSSLKLVFHGAAPVAPEIKRRMIEWLGPVLYEFYGGSEGMGSTAIASTDWLAHPGSVGRATPGCAVHILDDAGRPCPPGVEGMVYFRNERQRFAYRGDPQKTAAAHRGELSTLGDIGYLDADGYLFLCDRRADLVISGGVNVYPAQIEAVLLEHAQVLDCCVVGLPDPEWGERLLALVIPRAGVLTDSQSVEDALRAHVRERLARYQQPREYVFVDSVPRTEAGKLLRRQVREQWRHRFSRDQ from the coding sequence ATGCTCGCAGCGACCGGCAACGAGTGGATCCAGCGTGAAGGCCAGCGCTTCGCACGATTGCTCGACGCCGCCGGGGTGGGACGCGACGCCGTGGTCGCGCTGCTGTTGCCGAACATTCCAGAGTTTCTTGCCTGTTACCGTGGGATTACGTGGTCAGGCCGTACCGCGGTACCGCTGAATCACAACCTGCCGGCGGACGATGCGGCGTATGTGCTGCGCAATTCGGGTGCACAGGCACTGGTCGCACACCCGCAGTACGGCGCTACCGCGCTGGAGCTCGCGCCGCTGGTCGATCCGCGCGGGAGCTTCGCAGCCGGGGCCGGCATCGCCGGCTTTCGTCCCCTCGACGAGATGGCGGCGTACAGCGACGCGCCGCTGGATGCGCCGCGTGCCGGCCACCTGATGCTCTATACCTCGGGCACCACCGGCCAGCCGAAGGGCGTCGTGATCGAGGGCGCCGGCGAGCCGCTCGCCGCACCCCCGGGACTGGTGAGCCGGCGCAGCATGGAAATGCTGCACCTGTTCCTGCACGGCGAGGCGCCGGGCACGCATCTGGTCGCCGGACCCTTGTACCACGCCGGGCCGCTCAGCTACTGCGAGGGCGCGACGCTGCTCGGCGCTCGGGTGGCGATTCTCGAGCGCTGGGACGCCGAGGAATTCCTGCGTGCAGTGGACGAACTGCGTGTGCACAGCACCTTCCTGGTACCCACGCATTTCGTGCGCCTGCTGAAGCTGCCGGATGAGGTACGCCGCCGTTACGACCTCTCGTCGCTGAAACTGGTGTTTCACGGTGCGGCTCCGGTCGCGCCAGAGATCAAGCGGCGCATGATCGAGTGGCTGGGCCCGGTGCTCTACGAGTTCTATGGCGGCAGCGAAGGCATGGGTTCGACTGCGATCGCCTCGACCGACTGGCTCGCACACCCCGGGTCGGTGGGGCGTGCGACGCCGGGCTGCGCCGTTCATATCCTCGACGACGCCGGGCGACCGTGCCCGCCCGGTGTGGAGGGCATGGTGTATTTCCGCAACGAACGCCAGCGCTTTGCGTACCGTGGCGACCCGCAGAAGACCGCCGCGGCGCATCGCGGAGAACTCTCGACGCTGGGCGATATCGGCTACCTCGACGCCGACGGCTACCTGTTTCTGTGCGACCGTCGTGCCGATCTGGTCATCTCGGGGGGCGTCAACGTCTATCCGGCGCAGATCGAAGCCGTGTTGCTCGAACACGCGCAGGTGCTCGACTGTTGCGTGGTCGGCCTACCCGACCCCGAATGGGGCGAACGCCTGCTGGCGCTGGTGATACCACGCGCCGGAGTGCTGACGGACAGTCAGTCGGTGGAGGACGCGCTGCGTGCTCATGTGCGCGAGCGCCTTGCCCGCTACCAGCAGCCGCGCGAGTATGTCTTCGTGGACAGCGTGCCGCGTACCGAAGCCGGCAAGCTGCTGCGCCGCCAGGTGCGCGAGCAATGGCGCCACCGTTTCAGTCGCGACCAATGA
- a CDS encoding enoyl-CoA hydratase/isomerase family protein — MHLPATLLLAVDDGVATITFDRQQSRNALDVTMLDALLPLLERLGHDDAVRAVVLTGAGDRAFSAGGDISGIPTSALDGHEALARHIEHWAQSARVLHTMPKPTLAVLDGVAAGAGMALALACDLRIGTPNARFLTAFARIGISGDFGGSYFLTHLVGPARARELYWMSEAVDAERALALGLLNWLVPRAELDVTRNRVLERLLALPAATAAHMKTNLNLAMHAELASVLAVEARSVAELGTSDFTRHATRAVLGKP, encoded by the coding sequence ATGCATCTTCCAGCCACATTGCTGCTTGCGGTCGATGACGGTGTCGCGACCATCACCTTCGATCGCCAGCAGTCCCGTAACGCACTCGATGTCACGATGCTCGATGCGCTGCTGCCGCTGCTCGAGCGACTCGGGCACGACGACGCTGTGCGTGCGGTCGTGCTCACCGGTGCCGGTGATCGCGCCTTCTCGGCCGGTGGCGACATCAGCGGCATCCCGACCAGCGCCCTCGACGGGCACGAGGCGCTGGCGCGTCACATCGAGCACTGGGCGCAGTCCGCGCGCGTGTTGCACACGATGCCGAAGCCCACGCTTGCGGTGCTCGACGGTGTGGCGGCCGGTGCGGGCATGGCACTCGCGCTCGCTTGCGATCTGCGCATCGGCACGCCGAACGCCCGCTTCCTGACCGCGTTCGCGCGCATCGGCATCTCGGGGGATTTCGGCGGCAGTTACTTCCTGACGCACTTGGTCGGCCCGGCCAGGGCGCGCGAGCTGTACTGGATGAGTGAAGCGGTGGACGCGGAGCGGGCGCTGGCGCTGGGGCTGCTGAACTGGCTGGTGCCGCGCGCAGAACTCGATGTGACCCGCAACCGCGTGCTCGAGCGCCTGCTGGCGCTGCCCGCGGCGACCGCGGCGCACATGAAGACGAACCTGAATCTCGCGATGCACGCCGAGCTCGCGAGCGTGCTGGCGGTGGAGGCGCGTTCGGTTGCGGAACTCGGTACCAGCGATTTCACGCGCCACGCGACGCGTGCCGTGCTCGGCAAACCGTAG
- a CDS encoding sulfotransferase, whose product MASESAFWTPPVRPEWLQQFNAEGEQMGIRNLVPLDAEELIATAQRNTGCSNFGSDEWREPFEVLLRAIDEEAQLHFFGRLMTRSDILIWLQALLGVQAAFDEHPAIADEVIDQPVFIAGLSRSGTSILFELMAQDPQFRSPAHWEMMFPYPPPTTEGRHDDPRIARCQHLITQWNRVTPTYATMHEMDARLPNECIIAQACTFVSEHIPFLFQVPSYMAWLGTTADWEYPYRFYRRMLQLWQWKCPGRHWLLKAPSHLNYLPVLFKVFPDARVILTHRDPLKAQASVTNLAGTFYWMRSDKPLDTAAFEDLMLPERLAQRLDRLIDWLDHGTIPAAQCHRSLYADLMLDPMQALTRVYAQCHLALEHDARQRIAAYVAAKPKGKFGTHDYHSVVGTSEEAALRALFRRYQQRFEVPDER is encoded by the coding sequence ATGGCAAGCGAATCCGCTTTCTGGACACCGCCGGTACGGCCCGAATGGCTGCAGCAGTTCAATGCCGAAGGCGAGCAGATGGGCATCCGCAACCTGGTGCCGCTCGATGCAGAGGAACTGATCGCGACCGCGCAGCGCAACACCGGTTGCAGCAACTTCGGCAGCGACGAATGGCGCGAGCCGTTCGAGGTGCTGCTGCGCGCGATCGACGAGGAGGCGCAACTGCACTTCTTCGGCCGGCTGATGACGCGCAGCGACATCCTGATCTGGTTGCAGGCACTGCTCGGCGTACAGGCGGCATTCGATGAACATCCCGCAATAGCCGATGAAGTCATCGACCAACCGGTGTTCATCGCGGGCCTGTCGCGATCCGGCACTTCGATCCTGTTCGAGCTGATGGCGCAGGATCCGCAGTTCCGCTCGCCGGCGCACTGGGAAATGATGTTTCCGTACCCACCGCCGACCACGGAAGGGCGACACGACGATCCGCGGATCGCGCGCTGCCAGCACCTGATCACGCAGTGGAACCGCGTCACACCGACGTACGCGACGATGCACGAGATGGACGCCCGCCTGCCGAACGAATGCATCATCGCGCAGGCCTGCACCTTCGTCAGCGAGCATATCCCGTTCCTGTTCCAGGTTCCTTCGTACATGGCCTGGCTCGGCACCACGGCCGACTGGGAATACCCGTACCGGTTCTACCGCCGCATGCTGCAGTTGTGGCAATGGAAATGCCCCGGGCGACACTGGCTGCTGAAGGCGCCATCGCACCTCAATTACCTGCCGGTCCTGTTCAAGGTATTCCCGGATGCGCGCGTGATCCTCACCCACCGCGACCCGTTGAAAGCGCAGGCCTCGGTGACGAACCTGGCCGGAACCTTCTACTGGATGCGCAGCGACAAGCCGCTCGATACGGCGGCATTCGAGGATCTGATGCTCCCCGAGCGGCTGGCGCAACGCCTCGATCGACTGATCGACTGGCTGGATCACGGCACGATTCCCGCTGCCCAATGCCACCGTTCGCTCTACGCCGATCTGATGCTCGATCCGATGCAGGCACTGACCCGCGTCTATGCGCAGTGCCACCTGGCTCTGGAACACGACGCGCGCCAACGCATCGCTGCCTACGTTGCCGCCAAACCCAAGGGCAAGTTCGGCACGCATGACTACCACAGCGTGGTAGGTACATCCGAAGAAGCCGCACTGCGTGCGCTGTTCCGTCGCTACCAGCAGCGTTTCGAGGTGCCCGACGAGCGTTGA
- a CDS encoding DUF1214 domain-containing protein — translation MKELAEAWERFCDELKAAGRIPLNAVLPGNDRDRAAGFQQLARNISLALQFNYEFTNPRLPEFARYFDPTRKQGGDNSDCVYMGAQINGSDTYRISGDRGTARYFSVVVVEDGDTPWGGRVAGTLFGHQIETAADGSFELFLGPEPRPGNWLQTTERCFRVTIRQYFADWLQERPLRARIDRISGPDEEAPLLSPHALARGLLDSADWLQRSVAYWPWMLEKWRTQPNTFRSYWQLEENRIDATPGGDPLVCLWQLPEDEALIIRVRPPQCVYWGVEFGNCWWETVDYRYRLSNTNMHYAAIEEDGELIVVVAHHDPGVPNWLDCAGFSIGYVTFRWMLSAEHPVPQCTQVPLQALSDHLPAGVRRIDAAGRREQLAERRRGVTARFGY, via the coding sequence ATGAAAGAACTCGCCGAGGCATGGGAACGCTTCTGCGACGAACTGAAGGCAGCCGGCCGCATCCCGCTGAACGCGGTGCTGCCCGGCAACGATCGCGATCGCGCCGCCGGCTTCCAGCAGCTCGCGCGCAACATCTCGCTGGCGCTGCAGTTCAATTACGAGTTCACGAATCCACGACTGCCCGAGTTCGCCCGCTATTTCGACCCGACACGCAAGCAGGGCGGTGACAACAGCGACTGTGTCTACATGGGTGCACAGATCAACGGCAGCGACACCTACCGCATCAGCGGCGACCGCGGCACGGCGCGCTATTTCTCGGTGGTCGTGGTGGAGGACGGCGACACGCCCTGGGGTGGACGCGTGGCCGGAACCTTGTTCGGGCACCAGATCGAAACCGCTGCCGACGGCAGCTTCGAACTGTTCCTTGGTCCCGAGCCACGGCCGGGCAACTGGCTGCAGACGACCGAGCGCTGCTTCCGGGTCACGATCCGCCAGTACTTCGCGGACTGGCTGCAGGAACGTCCGCTGCGCGCGCGCATCGATCGCATCAGCGGTCCCGACGAGGAGGCGCCGCTGCTGTCGCCGCACGCACTTGCCCGCGGGCTGTTGGACTCAGCCGACTGGCTGCAGCGCTCGGTCGCGTACTGGCCGTGGATGCTGGAGAAATGGCGCACCCAGCCGAATACGTTCCGCTCGTACTGGCAGCTCGAAGAGAACAGGATCGACGCAACACCGGGCGGTGACCCACTGGTGTGCCTCTGGCAACTACCCGAAGACGAAGCCCTGATCATTCGCGTACGCCCGCCGCAGTGCGTGTACTGGGGCGTGGAGTTCGGCAACTGCTGGTGGGAAACGGTCGATTACCGCTACCGGCTGTCGAACACGAACATGCACTATGCCGCGATCGAGGAAGACGGCGAACTGATCGTGGTAGTGGCCCACCATGACCCCGGGGTGCCCAACTGGCTCGATTGTGCCGGCTTCTCGATCGGCTACGTCACGTTCCGCTGGATGCTGTCTGCGGAACATCCGGTTCCGCAGTGCACGCAGGTGCCGCTGCAGGCGCTGTCCGACCACCTGCCGGCAGGAGTCAGACGCATCGACGCGGCGGGAAGGCGCGAACAGCTCGCCGAGCGGCGCCGTGGCGTGACCGCACGCTTCGGTTACTGA